Within the candidate division KSB1 bacterium genome, the region GGGAAATTGAGGTTGTTAAATAAGCTAAAAAGTAAAACCACACCCCATGCTAAAACCGGGGGCAGGCCGCCAAAATCTTCGGCGACCATGCTGATCCAGTGATAGCCCACCACATTGGTCACAACAGCAAAAAGCCAGTAAGCAATGATTTTTTTCTTTAATGGAAGTTGGCGCATGCCATGAAAGAAAAGGGGCAGCAAAAATAGAATTGGAAATATTTTATACCGCTCAAATCCCAAAGGAAGACAGATCCCGGCCAGGACCGGATACAGGAAGAGTTGAGTTTTAGATGCGCTTAGAAATAGGGAAAGTTTTTCTTTCATCAAAAAAGCCCCTGGTCTAACTACCAAATTTCCAATTACAAATCACGAACGAAGCCAATATGGAAGTCATCCCTTCGGCAGGCTCAGGACAGGCCTGAGCGCAGATTCCATTTTGATTGCCGCAAGTCAATTGTAAAGCGCGCGAAGGATCCCGCAACGGCGGGATGCTTCGCGGTCATGAATTTTTCAAAAATGATTCGTGTATTGCGATACCCGCTCAGCACGACAATGAAGGGCAAAAGGTCTTTGACAACTGCAACATTTCCTAAACCACATGGCAATAGACAGTGTTAGAGTGTTCAGGTATTAAAGTGCTTAAGTATTTTCCCAAGTTGATTAATTTCAATATATTAACACCTGAACACTCGAAAACACAAACACGAGAACACTTTTATCCACATTGCGATGATATTTAGAAATCACACTACTCTAGTGCAATGCGTTAAGTTAGCAAAAAGATAAAACTAAGCAAGGATTTTAGAGAAAGGAATTAGGAGGATCGATCCGGTGGTGACGATGAGACCAGGTCGACGAAGGTGGTTTATTCAGGAAATTCTTCAACAATGTGAATGCGGGACTTTCCAACTTCTGTTGCGGAGACAATAATCGGCGTTCGTTCTTTAGACCCGGAAGCCTCTTTCAAAGCGGTCAATTTCATATCTAAGAAAATCCAGGGTAACTTCGGCATAAAAATGGGTTCGCTCAGCACCTGGATACAGTTATCGCGAATGGCAGAAAAAATTGCCTCCATAGACTGCGCCTCGGCATGGATGATAGAATAAGAAGTACCCATATATTTCAACAAATGGCAATCGGAGTTGCCGACAACCGGCAGACCTTTTTGCTCTGCCAGCTTTAACATTTTGCGGTTGAGGTTAAACCATTTAGAATAAAAAAAGCAAAACTCAAGTGCGTCAAACAACTCAAGATGTTCGTAAAGTTTTTCCTCCAAACAACAAGGGTACTTATAAAACGGGTGGGCTGCGATTAGAAAAAGACCATCTTCCTTTGCCTTTCTCAAATCCTCAAAAGTGTTTATTTTCTCAGCAGCAGCCGAAGAATTCAAAATAAGCACATGTTTTCTCTCGACAGTTTTTTCAATGCCGGGGATTAGCAGAATGCCTCTGTCTTCGGCGTAACGCTGTAACTCGTTGTTAAACGTATAAGTGTTGTGATTTGTAATTGCAAGCGCACCAAAACCTCGGGCAGCTGCATGATCTATCAATTCGGTTTCTGAATGTCCAATCGAATCTTTCCGATCGTCGCGGGTATGGAGATGAAAGTCGCTTTTTATGTTGAGCATTTCTTTTTCTGGCCTGGTTCGACATAATACTGGTTTCTATGATATTCGGAACAACTTTTACTAAACTTAACGAATTTTGTTTCATAACACCCCCTTCGCCCCTACCTTGTGACAAACTCAGAATATGCCCCGCAAGGAACGACCGGGGGTCAAGTTGCAATATTGCTTTCCTTTTTAGCCAAATGCTGATTACGATGAAATTCGTAGCATAAAAAGCCTTTGCTCGTGTCGCCTTCACCGAAAACATATCCGGCAAACTGGCCCAGTCCATCCATGAGCAGGCCTAAAAGTATGACAGGCAAGACTTTAAAAAATTGTCCTTTGGACCTGCCCGGTTGAGATGCGTTTCTAAAAATATACCAAAGCCGTACAAACGGAATCAAAGGCGCCCCCATTACATAAATCATTCGGGAACCCGCGGATATTTTTTTAATGCGCGTTGCAGCAAAAAGACGGCCGTTCAGAAACTGTGCCTTTATAAAAGCAGACAATTTTGAAAAATTAACATGAGTCGTTTTTGCTGCGGGCTCTAAGTATAATTGGTGGCCTTTTGCACGCAAATCCCAGTGCAAGACACATTCTGCCTCCAGCAAACTTTCAAGCTCGTTACCATATTCAAGAAGGACAGAGCGCTTATAACTGCTGTTGTGTCCGGGAAGTTGTTGCGCAACACCGGCAACAGCAGGTTCAAGCCATTCACCATACCCGATGAGAATGTCACCTCTGCTGATCATAGTACGAGGATTTGCATTGAGAACGACCGGGCCGACTGCTGCCCAGGGTTGACGGTGTGCTTCTATCAATGCTTCCGCCCAGGTTTTGTGTGGATAGCAGTGATCTTCACCAAAAGCAATAACAGGAGCCGTTGCATTGTAAACGCCGGCGGCATTTGCATGACCTCTGGATAAAATTTCACCCACCTCAATAATCTTAAATGTCAATAAATCTTCCAGCTCCGTTTCATTTATATTCAGATTTTCCGATGATGTACAAACAATGATAAGTTCCAGTTTGTCCCTGGCGGTTTGCTTGCGAAGACAAGTTACCGTTTTTCGAATTGTGGTGTAACTATCGGGCGTAACAAGAATAACAGATAATTGGGGATTTGCGGCTTTATTGTTGTTGTTCATTGAACTAACCTTTTCTAATTTACTACCGATTGAAATTTTTCTTGAATTTCTTTTATTCTAACCGGCCTGTTGGTGGAGGCCGACTCAATAGAAGACAAAACTACCTCTAACGCCTTTTTACCATCCACTAAAGAACACAGAACCGGTCTGTCATTTTGAATGGCATCGATGAAATGCCGCCATTCAAATAGATAAGACATTTTGAAATCACCACCATTGCGCAAAACATGAACTCCCTTTTGAAACTGCTTAATTCCGGCTGCCGCTTTTTTGAGGCGGTTTAGAATACCATGGGGAACAGTCGCAGTTGAAAAGAACTCAAGCCCGTCGTACCTGTACAACGAAACCCGCAGCCGGCCTTTATCTCCATAAATTTCCAGCTCATTATCGTCGCTGGTGTGTTCGGAAAAGACAGAGGTGGCGATTATATCGTTGCTCAACTTAGCCGTTACAGTCGCTGTCGCATCTGTTCCGTTCTTTGAATGGCTCAGTGAATAAACTTCTTCAATGTCTTTTTGTAGAAGAAACCGCCATAGATCAAAATGGTGAACGCCGATTTCAAAGAGCGCGCCTCCGCCTGACTCGCGGCTATTTCGCCATTCAGGAACCTCCTGGCGAAACCTGATCGCGCTTGTCCAATTGCTGCGTATCGCTTCAATGTTTCCTAAGGCACCTTCCTGAATAATCTGCTGAGCTTCTTGAATGAGCCGGTGATGCCGCAAATTAAACCCAACTGTAATTTTATTTTCTACTGAGTTCGCCTTCTCAATTAGCCGGTCGCAATCTTCCAGAGTCAATGCAAGAGGTTTTTCAACGAACACATGCTTCCCTGCCTCAAGAGCAGCCAGTGCAACTTCAACATGGAACTGCGCCGGCACACAAACGGTAACACAATCAATACTTAAGTCGCTTAGGAGGTCTGAATATTCCGTGACCCGACGTTCAATCCGGAACTGATTGGCGACTCGATTTAATCGTTCCTTATCGATATCTGCAAGCCCGACGACCTCAGTGTTGGGTAACTGTTTTAAGGCAGGAAGGTGAAAACTTTCGGTCACGCGGCCGCAGCCGATGATACCGATTTTCAAAGGTCTATTTTTCATCTAAATATCTCACCAAGATTACCTAATCAGGTTTTAAAGTATTTTGTAATTTCGAACTCACAGAAATATTCCGGGTAAATTAATTTTTAGACGGTTTTTGACTTAAACTGCTCCCAAAAAAAACCCACGACATTGGCTGCTTGAGCCAGAACAATGAGCCCGGAAATAGAAACTGCCTTTACTTTTTTGAATCTGAGAAATGGATAGCGAATTAAATTTAAATAAAAAGACAGCGGTTCAAATTTCATAGGTTCTTGATTGCGGCGATTCCGCGTTCGATGAAAAAAATGTGCGCCCCGGCCATAATTGAACTGTTGATCCCAGAACCCGGTCAGACTCATGGGATGAGCGTGATAAATGACTGCCTCAGGTGCATATGTCATTTGATATCCGCTCAGCAGCCAGCGATCACAAAACTCTCGATCTTCGGCAGCGGCTATCCCCCATTCTTGATCGAAACCACCAACTGCAAGAAAACATTTTTTTGACAAAGCAATGTTATTCGCTGTGAAAAAGTGCGCCTCTTTGGAGTTTTTGTTATAGTAGAAATAAAGATAAGAAACCAAAGCTTGACTTGCCGATGAAAACGAATTTCCGGGCAGCGCATTCAATATCTCCCCGCCAATCATAGAATCCGGCTTTATTGCTAAGAAGTTCATCAATGTTGCCAACCAGCCAGGTGTGGGCCGGCAATCATCGTCGGTAAAAACAAGGAACTCACCTTTTGCCTGTTTAACGCCTCGATTTCGTGCCCTGGCGGGACCTGCGTGCTCCTGTTTTAAAAGATGCAAATTGATTTTCGCCGAAAACAGGTCCACAATTGGGTCCAATTGAGTAGAACTGCCATCATCCACGACAATCACTTCGAATTTATCCCGCGCATAATCAAGTTCTGTAATCGCCGCCAGGCACTGTTGCAGACATTTAGGGCGATTGTGGCTCGGAATGATAATTGAAACGAATGGTTTGTTGTTTTTCATTGATTTTATTTAATCTCAATAAGAAAGCAGTTCCAAATTATGTTTAATCATTAAAACTGTACTCTTTCAGATATGGAAATTCAGTCATTCGTAACTCTACTTTTTGGCGAAGATGCAGGCGCCAATCGACGTTTTTCCGGCTTTTGTGTGGATTTTTATAAACAATAGCAGCACATGCTTTGAGGTATTCATCAGATGGATCCAGTTTTAGAAATTTGCATAATTGGCTTAAGGTCCCGGACGGATCTTCAATGAACTCCTCTTGTTTAATCTCAATCATTTCGAATTGTTGATAACTTTTTTTGACAGTCATAACTGTTTCGCATAGACTAAAATACTTGTCTATTTGGAGATTCAGATCCGACTGGTTATTTTCTGCTTCCGCAGCACGTGTTGCCATGGTTGTGATATTGTCAAATGGATTGCGATAAACATGGATGACTTTGACAGGCACTTGAACTTTCTGCTGAAGTCTTTCAAGAATAGTAGGCCAGGTTTTAATTCGGATTGTAGCGCCCTCTCCCTGCTTATCTCCGATTACATGAATAACCTCGAACCGGCCTTGAGATTGACCTGTTACTTTATATTGATAGTTGCCGGATCTACGTCCGATTGTCGCCTTGGAAATGGAATTCTG harbors:
- a CDS encoding PHP domain-containing protein: MLNIKSDFHLHTRDDRKDSIGHSETELIDHAAARGFGALAITNHNTYTFNNELQRYAEDRGILLIPGIEKTVERKHVLILNSSAAAEKINTFEDLRKAKEDGLFLIAAHPFYKYPCCLEEKLYEHLELFDALEFCFFYSKWFNLNRKMLKLAEQKGLPVVGNSDCHLLKYMGTSYSIIHAEAQSMEAIFSAIRDNCIQVLSEPIFMPKLPWIFLDMKLTALKEASGSKERTPIIVSATEVGKSRIHIVEEFPE
- a CDS encoding glycosyltransferase: MNNNNKAANPQLSVILVTPDSYTTIRKTVTCLRKQTARDKLELIIVCTSSENLNINETELEDLLTFKIIEVGEILSRGHANAAGVYNATAPVIAFGEDHCYPHKTWAEALIEAHRQPWAAVGPVVLNANPRTMISRGDILIGYGEWLEPAVAGVAQQLPGHNSSYKRSVLLEYGNELESLLEAECVLHWDLRAKGHQLYLEPAAKTTHVNFSKLSAFIKAQFLNGRLFAATRIKKISAGSRMIYVMGAPLIPFVRLWYIFRNASQPGRSKGQFFKVLPVILLGLLMDGLGQFAGYVFGEGDTSKGFLCYEFHRNQHLAKKESNIAT
- a CDS encoding Gfo/Idh/MocA family oxidoreductase, which codes for MKNRPLKIGIIGCGRVTESFHLPALKQLPNTEVVGLADIDKERLNRVANQFRIERRVTEYSDLLSDLSIDCVTVCVPAQFHVEVALAALEAGKHVFVEKPLALTLEDCDRLIEKANSVENKITVGFNLRHHRLIQEAQQIIQEGALGNIEAIRSNWTSAIRFRQEVPEWRNSRESGGGALFEIGVHHFDLWRFLLQKDIEEVYSLSHSKNGTDATATVTAKLSNDIIATSVFSEHTSDDNELEIYGDKGRLRVSLYRYDGLEFFSTATVPHGILNRLKKAAAGIKQFQKGVHVLRNGGDFKMSYLFEWRHFIDAIQNDRPVLCSLVDGKKALEVVLSSIESASTNRPVRIKEIQEKFQSVVN
- a CDS encoding glycosyltransferase, with protein sequence MKNNKPFVSIIIPSHNRPKCLQQCLAAITELDYARDKFEVIVVDDGSSTQLDPIVDLFSAKINLHLLKQEHAGPARARNRGVKQAKGEFLVFTDDDCRPTPGWLATLMNFLAIKPDSMIGGEILNALPGNSFSSASQALVSYLYFYYNKNSKEAHFFTANNIALSKKCFLAVGGFDQEWGIAAAEDREFCDRWLLSGYQMTYAPEAVIYHAHPMSLTGFWDQQFNYGRGAHFFHRTRNRRNQEPMKFEPLSFYLNLIRYPFLRFKKVKAVSISGLIVLAQAANVVGFFWEQFKSKTV
- a CDS encoding sulfotransferase, coding for MNSAFEFSMKAMEVGWKYVATTQKSRQSVDLFKDVQAYCMFLGYPRSGHSIIGALLDAHPNAVIAHEQAALQYVRAGFGRLRLYSLLLQNSISKATIGRRSGNYQYKVTGQSQGRFEVIHVIGDKQGEGATIRIKTWPTILERLQQKVQVPVKVIHVYRNPFDNITTMATRAAEAENNQSDLNLQIDKYFSLCETVMTVKKSYQQFEMIEIKQEEFIEDPSGTLSQLCKFLKLDPSDEYLKACAAIVYKNPHKSRKNVDWRLHLRQKVELRMTEFPYLKEYSFND